A region from the Aegilops tauschii subsp. strangulata cultivar AL8/78 chromosome 5, Aet v6.0, whole genome shotgun sequence genome encodes:
- the LOC109744248 gene encoding ABC transporter G family member 3, producing the protein MEATSSDQYRSSSSSAGSPSAPAGGAGRRYYFPRPGRPVSFEDSPDWGDDITVDAAGAAHDSSSSSIHLASASAASSAYPSPSPSLPGPSASGSGFRERKVAGAALVWKELSVSVRDGRRPGRVVRGSSGYALPGTLTVVMGPARSGKSTLLRAISGRLRGAERMYGEVFVNGVKSPLPYGSYGYVDRDDVLIESLTVREMLYYSALLQLPGVFSSKKSFVEDAIAAMSLGDYADKLIGGHCFTKRLPTGERRRVSIARELVMRPHVLFIDEPLYHLDSVSALLLMVTLKKLASTGCTVIFTMYQSSTEVFGLFDRICLLSNGNTLFFGETLACLQHFSNAGFPCPIMQSPSDHFLRAINTDFDRIIAMCKNLQDDQGDFSSVSMDTAVAIRTLEATYKSSAEAASVESMIAKLIEKEGPYLKSKGRARDAARIGILTWRSLLIMSRDWKYFWSRLVLYMLLALSIGTIFIDIGHSLSSVVVRISAMFVFVSFLILLSVCGVPAHIDEIKIYSHEDSNRHSGTLVFLLGHFLASIPFLFLVSISSSLVFYFLIGLRNEFSFLMYFIITIFMCLLANEALMMIVAYIWLETYKCTLTLICLYVIMMLVAGYFRIRDAIPAAVWDYPLSYISFHTYAVQGLVENEYVDTSFAVGATRTIPGVQAVRGSYGISSSAGAKWMNLLVLLLMAIGYRVVLYVLLRLDVRRHVRLGRRSCWPSIHTSAAPK; encoded by the exons ATGGAGGCGACGTCGTCGGACCAGTACCGCTCGAGCTCCTCCTCGGCGGGCAGCCCCTCCGCcccggccggcggcgcggggcggcgctaCTACTTCCCGAGGCCGGGCCGGCCCGTCTCCTTCGAGGACTCGCCGGACTGGGGGGACGACATCACCGTCGACGCCGCCGGGGCCGCCCacgactcctcctcctcctccatccacctcgcctccgcctccgccgccagcAGCGCCTACCCGTCCCCGTCCCCCTCTCTCCCCGGGCCCTCCGCCTCCGGCTCCGGATTCCGGGAGCGCAAGGTGGCCGGCGCCGCGCTCGTCTGGAAGGAGCTCAGCGTCTCCGTCCGGGACGGCCGCCGCCCCGGACGCGTCGTCAGGGGCTCCAGCGGCTACGCGCTGCCCGGCACCCTCACCGTCGTCATGGGCCCCGCCCGCTCCGGCAAATCCACCCTCCTCCGAGCCATATCAG GGAGGCTGCGCGGCGCCGAGCGGATGTACGGCGAGGTCTTCGTCAATGGCGTCAAGTCACCCTTGCCATATGGATCATAT GGGTATGTTGACCGGGACGATGTGCTAATCGAATCTCTCACAGTACGGGAGATGCTGTACTATTCGGCGCTCTTGCAGCTCCCCGGCGTCTTCTCATCAAAGAAGTCATTTGTGGAAGATGCTATCGCGGCCATGTCGTTAGGTGACTATGCTGACAAACTCATTGGTGGACACTGCTTCACGAAGAGGCTTCCGACTGGCGAGAGGAGGCGGGTCAGCATTGCAAGAGAGCTTGTGATGAGGCCACATGTTTTGTTCATCGATGAGCCTTTGTATCACCTTGACAG TGTTTCTGCACTACTCTTGATGGTAACACTGAAGAAACTTGCCAGCACTGGGTGCACAGTCATCTTCACAATGTATCAAAGCAGCACGGAGGTTTTTGGACTTTTTGATCGGATTTGCTTGCTTTCAAATGGGAATACCCTCTTCTTTGGGGAAACATTGGCTTGCCTGCAG CACTTCTCAAATGCTGGGTTTCCATGTCCAATCATGCAAAGTCCATCTGACCACTTCTTGAGGGCAATCAATACCGACTTTGACAGAATCATAGCCATGTGCAAGAATCTGCAG GATGATCAAGGGGATTTCTCATCTGTGAGCATGGACACTGCTGTGGCGATCCGGACACTAGAAGCAACGTACAAATCATCGGCTGAAGCTGCCTCTGTTGAATCGATGATTGCAAAATTGATTGAGAAG GAAGGTCCTTACTTGAAAAGTAAAGGCAGAGCCAGGGATGCAGCGAGAATTGGAATTCTCACTTGGAGATCATTGCTAATTATGTCAAGAGACTGGAAGTACTTCTGGAGCAGGCTTGTCTTGTATATGCTTCTTGCTCTCTCAATCGGCACCATATTTATCGACATCGGTCATTCACTGTCATCTGTAGTG GTTAGGATTTCTGCAATGTTTGTTTTTGTTTCATTTCTCATCCTTCTGAGTGTTTGTGGAGTACCTGCTCATATTGACGAAATCAAG ATATATTCCCATGAGGATTCAAATCGGCATTCTGGGACATTGGTTTTCCTACTAGGCCACTTCCTAGCCAGTATCCCCTTCCTATTTCTGGTGTCCATTTCCTCGTCGTTGGTTTTCTACTTCCTCATAGGCCTCAGGAACGAGTTCAGCTTCCTTATGTACTTTATAATCACCATCTTCATGTGCTTGTTGGCGAATGAAGCACTTATGATGATTGTTGCGTACATCTGGCTCGAGACTTACAAGTGCACCTTAACCCTGATTTGCTTATAT GTTATCATGATGCTGGTGGCTGGGTATTTTCGGATCCGAGACGCAATACCAGCGGCCGTGTGGGACTATCCGCTGTCCTACATTTCATTCCACACATACGCCGTCCAG GGCTTGGTCGAGAACGAGTATGTTGATACATCATTTGCAGTCGGGGCCACAAGGACGATACCCGGCGTGCAGGCTGTCCGAGGCTCGTATGGCATTTCATCATCGGCAGGCGCCAAGTGGATGAACCTCCTTGTTTTGCTCCTGATGGCGATCGGCTACCGGGTCGTATTGTATGTTTTGCTTCGTCTAGATGTGAGAAGACATGTGAGGCTTGGCAGGCGCTCTTGCTGGCCCAGCATCCACACTAGTGCAGCTCCAAAGTAA